A region of the Geitlerinema sp. PCC 9228 genome:
TCGCAACGCCGGGGAAGTTTTTGGCTACTTGCCCCTGGTCAGCAACCAATGGCAACATAAATACCAAGCCAATGCGATCGCGCTTACCAGCAGCGAAGTTTGGTTTCTGCATCGGGATACCCTCCAAACCCTCACCCAAAAATATCCCGACCTGCAGCAAGCCATTACCAGCCTGTTGGTACAAGACCTAGAGCGATTTACCGAACGAATCGCCAGCGAACAAGCCCGAATTCAGGGATTGCAACCCTACCTGCAACCCCTGCCCAACCAAGAAGGCATCGTGGGTTCCAGCAAACCCAGCCAAAAACTCGCCAAATCCGTCGAAACCGCCAGTCAAGACCAAAAACCCATTGTTTTCCAAGCCCAGCGGGGTACCGGCAAAACCTTCATCGCCGGCTTAATCCACCAACAATCCTCCCTACAAAACCAACCCTTCGCCGAAATTGACTGCGCCACCCTGGTTCGCGAAGCAGGAGGTACCATCAACAGCGATCGCATTTTTGGCAGCGGCGAACACACCATTGGCATCCTAGAACTGGTCGAACGCGGCACCCTCGCCATCGACAACGTGCATTTGCTCAGCAAATCCGACCGCGAACGGCTGTTTGAATACCTAAAAACCGGCACCATCTACCGCAACCATGCCACCACCCCTCGACAAATCTCCGTTCGCCTAATTCTCATCGCCCCGCAGAAATTAAACCTCCCCGACATCGACCACCACACCATCAAACTTCCACCCCTCACACAACGCAAAGCCGATATTGGCGAATTTGCCCGCCACTTCGTTCGTAAGTTTTGTCAAGAAAGCGATCGCCCCTTCCTCGAACTCGACCAAGCCGACCTGCGGCGCTTAATTAGCTACAACTACCCCGGCAACATCGCCGAACTCGCCGCCATCCTCGAACGCGCCGTCGCCATGACCCCAAGCGGGCAAACCGTCATCCCCGAACAAGTCTTGTGGTCGGTAGAATCCCAGAAAAACAGCTTTCGCATCGATTTACTCAACTTTATCCCCGGCTTGCGCAAATTCCTCCTCAGCGACTGGTGGCCCCAGCGCACCTGGATTTTAATGATGCTTGTCTTTGTTCCCGTCACCCTCATGGGCTTCATCGGACCGCAAGGGCGCGACGAAAGTATCACCTTGCACTTATTCTGGGCGTGGTGGTGGCCTTTTTACCTGCTGTTGTTCCCCATTTTAGGGCGTTTGTGGTGTTCCGTATGTCCCTTTATGATAACCGCTGAATGGTTGCGCAACCTTTCCTTGTGGATATTCCCCCGTTCCCTCAAACCTTGGAACACCAAAGCCTTAAATCGTTGGGGCGCTTGGTGGCTTTGGGCAGGATTCGTCGCCATTTACATCTGGGAAAAACTCTGGGATTTGCCCCACAGCGCCTACCTCTCCGCCTGGTTGTTAATGATTATCACCGGCGGTGCCATTATCTTTAGCCTAATTTACGAACGTCGCCTGTGGTGCCGCTACCTGTGCCCCATCGGCGGCATGAACGGATTATTTGCCAAACTCTCCGTTGTGGAATTGCGATCGACCCAACAAGTGTGTGGCAGTCAGTGCAGTACCTTTGGCTGCTACAAAGGCAGCGATGCCACCCCAGTAAACTTTCCCGATCCTTTGCCCACCGAAGGGCAAGCCACCGGCGGCTGCCCCCTCTATTCCCATCCCGCCCAATTAAAAGACAATCGCGATTGCATGTTCTGCATGACCTGTTTGAAAGCCTGCCCCAATCGTTCCGTACAGCTCAATCTGCGCTTTCCCGCCGCCGACATCCTGGAAAATCACCAGCCATTTTGGGCAGAAGTGGCGTTGCTGGTGCTATTGCTGGGTGGCGTTTTCATGCACCAAGGCAATAAATTTCTCAGCTGGTTTGGTTGGGGCGATATTCCCTTGGATTCGGAACATTTGTTGGTTTCTTTGCCAGTGGTATCCCTGCTGTTAAGTATTCCCTTTGTGTTAACCTATGGAATCCACCAACTGACGCGCTTGTGGATGCGTTTGGTCTTTCCTAGCGGGCAACAGACATTTCCCGAATACCTCCAGGTTATCTATGCCTATCTGCCTCTCACCCTGGGTGCCAATTTGGCATACTATATCCCCACGGCGATTACCGAGTCGGGAACGCTTTTGCCCACATTAGCGCGTACGGCTGGTTTTAGCGGTGGTATGCTGCCGACGCTAACCTGGAGTTTGGATGTAGCTAATTTCTTGCAAGGTGTGGTGCTGTTGTGGTCTTTTGGGTTTAGCGTTTATCTGCTATCGGGGATTACCAAGCGGTTTGTGAAAGCCAATCTTCCCCATATTTTGTTGATGCTGGGGTTGACGGTGGTTTTCTTTCCGTTGATGGTGTTTTAAAAACGAAAAACTGCGATATAGACATTAGGGAAAAAACATGCAAATTTACAACGATATTACTGAAATTATCGGGCGTACGCCGTTGGTGCGGTTGAACAAATTGCCCCAACAGTACGATTGCGTGGCGGAAATTGTGTTGAAGCTGGAAAGTTTCAATCCGGCGAAGTCGGTGAAAGACCGCATTGCTATTAGTATGGTGGCGGAAGCGGAACGCAGTGGGTTGATCGAACCGGGCAAATCTACGATTGTTGAGTCTACTTCCGGCAATACGGGGATTGGTTTGGCAATGGTTTGTGCGGCGAAGGGATATCGCACGATTTTGACGATGCCGGAGAATATGAGTCGGGAACGTATGCAGCTGTTGCAAGCTTATGGGGCGGAAATTGACACGACGCCGGCGAAGTTGGATATGGCAGGTGCGATCGCGCGTGCTAACGAACTGTTGGCAACAATTCCCAATTCGTTTTCTCCCCAACAGTTTAGCAATCCCGCCAATCCCAAAATTCACTATACCACAACGGGGGTGGAACTTTGGCAGGATACCGATGGTGAGTTGGATGCTGTGGTGTTGGGAGTGGGTACTGGCGGTACGCTTACGGGGGCAGGACGTTATTTGAAACAGAAAAAAAACGATTTGCAGTTGATTGCGGTGGAACCAACGTTGAGTCCGGTTTTGAGTGGCGGTTGTTCCCAAGTCCACAATTTACAGGGGATTGGTGCTGGGTTCGTTCCCGATGTTTTGCGGGTGGATTTGATTGATGAAATTGTTACCGTTAGCGAGGAACAAGCTTATAAAATAGGGCGAGAACTGGCGAAAGAGGAAGGAATTCTGAGTGGCATTTCTACGGGGGCAGCCGTCTATGCGGCTTTGCAATTAGGACAGAAGGCTAAATGGAGGGGAAAACGGCTAGTAGTTATTCAACCCAGTGGCGGGGAACGGTATTTGAGTACCCCCTTGTTTGCGGAAACCAGCGAAAATACAGAAGTGCCGGTTTCTTAGATTGTTTGTATGGATGCCAAACGAAGAAAAAAGGTCAGCAAATATCTTTCCAAAATTCTGCGGCACGATCCCCATCGGATTGGTTTGGAATTGGATCCGGGGGGTTGGGTGAATTTGGAAACCCTGCTATCGACTTTTCGCGAATATGGGGTGGAGATGGCTGCCGAAGAGATTGTTGATGTGATTCAAAAGTCGGATAAACCTCGGTTTGCGTTAGAACCCATAGATAAAGAAGAAAGTGGCGATCCAGTAGCCAATCCTTCGCTGTTTCGCATTCGTGCGGCATACGGACATTCGTTTTCTGTGGATTTGGAACGTAAGCCGGAAGCACCGCCGTCGGTTCTCTATCACGGTACGGCAGCACAATTTGTTGGGTCGATTCAACAGGAAGGGTTACAATCGATGGGGCGGCAGTTCGTTCATCTTTACGAATATCCGGAAGGTGCTTGGGCTGTGGGCAGACGTAAGGGGCGATCGCGACTTTTTTCTGTTAATGCTGCGGCGATGTATGCTGATGGGTATGCTTTTTATCACGTAGGCGAGGGAATTTGGCTGACTCGTACGGTGCCGCCTGGATATTTGCAACTTCAATCCATATAAAAGCGATCGCGGTGACTGGTTTTCTGGGAGGAGTCTTTCCCATACAAGATAGAAAATATACCAGAAAATATAAAGTTTTCATTAAAATTTTTCCGTTCCATGGCAGAAGCGATCGCTTTTTGGCCAACAGAGAGATAAAATTGCGGAAGTGCCCTTTTGGGCGTACTGGCGAGCTTTCATGGTAGCTTTTGGGCGCAAATGGGATGTAGGTTTAACATGGTTTTGGTAGGGGCGGATAAAGAAGGAAAACAACGGCTATGGTGGTTGCTGAATTTTTTGCAGTTGAGTAGGATAGATTCAGTCTGAAAGTATTTTGGGATTTTCATGCTAGGCAAATCAATTCTATTGGGCAGTGCTGCTTCTATTTTGGTGCTAGGAAACCCAGTTTCTACTGTCGCCCAACAAAGTGCCCCCCAACAACAATCTCCCCAACAAACGCAACAAACCGTCTCGGTGGGAGATGAGGAACTGCGCAACTTTGTGAGTGCTTTCCAAACCATTCAATCCATTCGCAAACAATCTATCAATCAAATGCGGCAAGAAATTAAAGACCGAGGGCTGAGTTTGGATCGATACAGACAGTTCTTGCAACAGCGGCAAGGAAATGGCAATGGCGATAGCAACATGAATCTCAGCCAAGAGGAAAAACAGAAGTTCCAGCAAGCCACCAATCGCATCCGCCAAATCGAGCAGGAAACGCAAAGCAAAATCCAGCAAGCCGTTCGCGAGGAAGGCTTGGAACCTAACCGGTTTCAAGAAATTCAAAATGCTATCCGCCAAGATCGGCAATTGCGGCAAAGAGCGGTGCAAATGCTCAGAGAAACCCAGCAACAGCCCAATTCTAATTCCAACAATTCTAATTCCAATTAGGATTCCTCAGAGTACAATAATTGGCATCACTTTTGGCTGGCGATCGCTTCTTTTCCAGCCATTTCCCAGCCAAAAGATTTGTACTTTATTTATTGGCAAAATTGGGATGTTCGCGGATTCCTCTGGCTTGCGGTCAGGGGATTTTTATGGGTGCAAAAAATATGGGAAAAAAGCGCGATCGCTCCTTTCTCCATCCCACAACTACGATACCATTGGCAAATAGCAGCTGGCAGAACCAACCCTAATACCAAATTTCGTGACGCAAAAACCACAATTTGCTGTAGGGAGAACCCCCGTGATTGCCCACCAATCGGGGGAAACACAGGGGCACTGCCCTTAGGGTTTTGCGGTTTTTTGTACCGGATTGCGTATCGGATGGCTGCTAGATGTGAGACAATTGATTTTAGGCTAAAATCAGTGCCAGAATCACAGAAATACCAACAGCTACAACGAAACCGCCGAAACCCAGTTCCTCCGAATCTTTGTCATCTCCGTTGGAGTGATGGTTGTGGGGTTCGCCATCTTTGGCATTGAACGGAATCCGGATGTAGCGATCGGGTTGCTTGCCATCGGGGATGAAGATGTAGCCATCTTCTTCGTGGTGGCGGATTTTTTTAGACATCTGAGAAGTCACCTCCAGCAGGGGAAGTATTGGCAGTGGGTGCGAGCGTATCGCCTTTGTTCTCCTTATCCACTCGTTCGTACTAGAATTCAGCAAAAATCAGTGCAGGAGATACGACATTTGCAAGTTGGCAAGCACAGACTGGAGAACTGATGGAAGTACAAACATCTCGATTCCAACCGAGTGACGCTATCTGCAAGTTCTGCTGCTGCACTTTATGCGTTTGCAATTGACGACAAAACTTGTACTTGTAGGAAACTCCATAAATTTGATGAAGTTGTGTAGATGCGTTAACGGCGGTTTTCCCCCCGTTTCCCCTTACTTCTCACCAGACAGTAGTTATGCACTCTTTTTGATGGCTTTTCAAAACAACAGACCCATTTGGATCGAAAAAATGTTCCCATATCGATCGATAATTTGCGATCGCGAGCCAATCGCTGCAAGAAATAACTGCCTGGAATAGCCAACACCAGCGGAAACTTAAATTCTTTTATCAGCCGCAAAAGGCATCATGCGGACAAGAAAAACCTTTCCTACCTTCTGGTTATGCAAAACATTCATGGCGTTAATTTCGTTTTTTGGTGGAATACTTGCGAAACAACTGCGATCGATCTAATCTTAGCAAGACTATACTTTAATACTACATAGATAATACAAAACTGTCAACCAATCCCAACCAAGAATAACGAAACCTACATAGACAGAGAACTTTCTCCCACGCCAGGGCCAAGCTACGGCAAAATAGAATTAGCTAAGCATTAGAAAATGGTCCTACATGCGTGGAATTGGGCGTAAAATCAAATCCATGGGGCAGTGGTTGTTCTCTCCCCGTCGCCGCTGGATGAAGCTCTTGCTGGCTGCACTTTTGTTGCTGTTGTTGGGGCGATCGCTTCCCTACTTGGCACCGATACACGCCAGCGATTTGGTTCCCCAGCAGCAAGCCATTTCCTTTCGCGCGAGCCACGGATTGCCCTTGGGAACCTTGCTAACCAGAAACCAAGAACACACCGCCGTCGTTCCCCTAGAACAAATTTCACCGTATTTCCAACAAGCCATCCTCGCCGCCGAAGACCAACGCTTTTACCAACACAGCGGCGTGGATACGCTTGCCATTGGAAGAGCCTTGCTAGAAGCCTATCATACCGGCAAAATCGTCAGCGGTGCTTCCACCATCACCATGCAACTGGCACGGATGGTAGAACCCGCACCCCGCACCCTTCCCACCAAAATCCAAGAAGCCTGGCGTTCCTGGCGCATCGAAGCCGGCAGCAGCAAAGACGAAATTTTTCATGCCTACCTCAACCGTCTTCCCATGGGAGGCAATCTCTATGGCGTAGAAGCCGCCGCACGGACCTATTTTGGCGTACCAGCCGCCGATTTAAGCCTAGCACAAGCCACCATGCTAGCCGCCATTCCCAACGCACCCAATCGCTTCAATCCCTACTACGGTTTGTGGGAACTGCAACAACGACAGGAATACATTCTCAACCGCATGGCAGCAGAGGGATATATTTCCCGCGATCGCGCGCAAAAAGCCATGCAAACATCGCCGCAACTGCTATCTCCCGAAAAAGGCATTGTCGCCGCACCGCATTTTCTATTTTGGCTCTCGCAACGCCTACCCGATAGCGCCTCTCAAGTGCGCACCACCCTGGATTTGCCCTTACAAAAATTTGTCCAAAACCAAGTAGAGCAAGTAGTCAAACGATTAGCCTCCCGCAACGTTCGCCATGGCGCCGCATTGGTTATCGACAACCATACCGGGGAAATACGTGCTTATGTGGGTTCTCCCGGATATTTCGCCGATCGCCGGGGAAGCAACGACGGCGTGCAAGCCTTGCGCCAACCCGGTTCCACGTTAAAACCGTTTTTGTACGAACTGGCACTGCACAACGGCACCATTCGACCCAATACCATTTTGGCAGATGTGCCCACCCACTACCCGATTCCCGGTGCCAAAGTGTACAGTCCCGTGGATTATAGCAAGAAATTCCACGGACCGGTGCGGGTGCGCGCGGCACTGGCAAATTCCCTCAACGTACCGGCGGTGCGGGTTTTGGAAGATATGGGTGTGGAAAGTTTTTTGCAACGCTTGCGGCAGTTGGGATTCGAGCATTTAGACCAATCTGCCGAACATTACGGTTTGGGTTTGGCTTTGGGAAGCGGGGAGGTTTCCTTGTGGGAGTTGGCAAGAGCCTATACCAGAATGGCAACCCAAGGCAAGATTCAATCGTTGGTTGTCAAACCTGGCAAAACCCAAGCGGCGGCTAGTTCGGTTGCGGAGAAAGAACGCCGCTACTGGCGCTTGATTGCCGATATGTTAAGCGATCGCCATGCCCGGGCTACAGCTTTTGGGGTAGAATCCGTATTGAATCTACCATTTCCCGCAGCAGTGAAAACTGGTACTTCCTCGGATTATCGCGATACGTGGACGGTTGGTTTTACCAGTGATTATACGGTAGCCACTTGGGTGGGAAATTTCAACGGCGATCGCATGGATGGGGTTTCCGGGGTTCAAGGAGCGGCACCTTTGTGGCAGCGGATTATGCTCCATTTGCATGAAAACCAAGAGCCAGAGCCTTTCCCCAAACCCCAGAAAATGCAGGAATATCCCATCTGTGCCGTTACAGGATTGAAACCCACCTCTGAGTGTCAGAACGTGGTGTTGGAATATTTAGCACCGCAAGACATGGATGAATATCGCCAAGCGCCAAACAATCTGCAGCTACCGCCGGAATACAACAATTGGCTGGCGCAGCAAAAGCAAACTCGCTTTGCCGATGCTTTGCAGATTGTCTTTCCCCAGGAAAACGATTATTTTTTGGTGGATGCGGAAAATCCTTCCCGTTTGAAATTTGAACTGGCTGGGGTGCCAGATGGGGAAGTGAACTGGTGGTTGCTGGGTGAAGGTGAAAAAACCCTGCTGTCTACCACCGAATCTCAGGATTCTTTGTTTTGGTCGATGCGACCGGGAAATTGGGTTTTGCAGGTAAAATCAAAAGAAGAAGAGAAAAGCAGCCAGGTGCGCTTTCAAGTGCAAACAGCGGCGTCTCAACCGCAAAAACGGGGTTTTTCCGTAGCTGGCGAAGCCAACTAGGCACCTGGGTTTAGTTCAAGCGATCGCGAACCTGCAAACGACCCCGGTTAATGGAGTAGAATAGACGGTTGACGGCTTTGTATTCCTCTTCGTTGAGTTCGCCGTTAAGCAAGGCTGCCATTAAGCCATAGCGATCGCTTAGGGTTAAGATACCAGTGGCACTGGCAGAGGCGAAAATTTCAGAAATGGCATCGGGTAGGGGATGAATCGTAGGAGACATAAGTAATAACACTGAATTTGTACGTTTCTATTATCGGTGTTGGCTGTTGTATTCTCTGTGACAGTACGGAGGTTTGTATGCGATCGCGATCGCATGTCCCTACGACGAGGGTCGCCGCCACAGAAACCGGATAATTCGATGTAAATTCGATGTAATACCAAATCCGTCCTGGCAAGACCCAATCGTAAAACTGGGTTAGAACCCCCTGTGGTCCCCCTTGTAAAGGGAGACGGTTCGGGGTACGTTTGTGGTTGAGAGAATCGAATTTGGTATAATTTTGCAGAAATCGTTGGTTATACGGATGCTCCCTGAATCTGTTCTCTACTGTAAAGGCGAATTTCATCAAGGTTCTTAAACTTTTGACAAACCTCTGCGAGATAATTTGTAAATTTTCTGTAAAAACAAAAGATGGCAGCAGCCAAAACCGCCACCATCGGTGCATTTTCCCGATTTTCCCCCTCTATACTTAGACCGCCAAAAAATCATCAGCGCTCATAGCACTGGGGTCAACGTCGGGCAAAAACGCTAAAATTTGTTCGTTATTGGGAATATAGGTAATGAAAGTGCCTGGGGTTTCTTCCACCGAACCGACAATAAAATTTAGATTCTCGAAGGTGGTTTCCGCCGGCAAGGCAAACACATCTTCCCCATCCTGATAAACCACGGTATCGTAGGTGAGCGTATCCCTTCGCAGAACGTAAACATCCGCTCCCTCACCGCCAATCAACGTATCGTTCCCCAAATCGCCGTACAGCCAATCGCCAGCGCCATCGGCAAGCGGCGTATCCGCATCTCCAAAAATGATATCGTCGTTTTGACCGCCGTAGAGACTATCGCTTCCGGCACCGCCGAAGATAAAATCGTTCCCCATGTTGCCATTGGCAATATCGTTGCCGCGATGGTCTCCCAGGGTATCGTCTCCCAACCCTCCCAAAAGAATATCGTTGCCATCTTCCGGTGTCGTCACACCACCAATCAATACCGATTGTTTCATGGCATCGGGTACGTTGGCATCGGTGCTGGTATTGCCACCAAAAACCATATCGCTGCCAGCATTACCGTTGAGGGTATCATCTCCAGGACCGCCATTGAGT
Encoded here:
- a CDS encoding RNA 2'-phosphotransferase — its product is MDAKRRKKVSKYLSKILRHDPHRIGLELDPGGWVNLETLLSTFREYGVEMAAEEIVDVIQKSDKPRFALEPIDKEESGDPVANPSLFRIRAAYGHSFSVDLERKPEAPPSVLYHGTAAQFVGSIQQEGLQSMGRQFVHLYEYPEGAWAVGRRKGRSRLFSVNAAAMYADGYAFYHVGEGIWLTRTVPPGYLQLQSI
- a CDS encoding DUF4168 domain-containing protein, which produces MLGKSILLGSAASILVLGNPVSTVAQQSAPQQQSPQQTQQTVSVGDEELRNFVSAFQTIQSIRKQSINQMRQEIKDRGLSLDRYRQFLQQRQGNGNGDSNMNLSQEEKQKFQQATNRIRQIEQETQSKIQQAVREEGLEPNRFQEIQNAIRQDRQLRQRAVQMLRETQQQPNSNSNNSNSN
- the cysK gene encoding cysteine synthase A, with amino-acid sequence MQIYNDITEIIGRTPLVRLNKLPQQYDCVAEIVLKLESFNPAKSVKDRIAISMVAEAERSGLIEPGKSTIVESTSGNTGIGLAMVCAAKGYRTILTMPENMSRERMQLLQAYGAEIDTTPAKLDMAGAIARANELLATIPNSFSPQQFSNPANPKIHYTTTGVELWQDTDGELDAVVLGVGTGGTLTGAGRYLKQKKNDLQLIAVEPTLSPVLSGGCSQVHNLQGIGAGFVPDVLRVDLIDEIVTVSEEQAYKIGRELAKEEGILSGISTGAAVYAALQLGQKAKWRGKRLVVIQPSGGERYLSTPLFAETSENTEVPVS
- the pbpC gene encoding penicillin-binding protein 1C, encoding MRGIGRKIKSMGQWLFSPRRRWMKLLLAALLLLLLGRSLPYLAPIHASDLVPQQQAISFRASHGLPLGTLLTRNQEHTAVVPLEQISPYFQQAILAAEDQRFYQHSGVDTLAIGRALLEAYHTGKIVSGASTITMQLARMVEPAPRTLPTKIQEAWRSWRIEAGSSKDEIFHAYLNRLPMGGNLYGVEAAARTYFGVPAADLSLAQATMLAAIPNAPNRFNPYYGLWELQQRQEYILNRMAAEGYISRDRAQKAMQTSPQLLSPEKGIVAAPHFLFWLSQRLPDSASQVRTTLDLPLQKFVQNQVEQVVKRLASRNVRHGAALVIDNHTGEIRAYVGSPGYFADRRGSNDGVQALRQPGSTLKPFLYELALHNGTIRPNTILADVPTHYPIPGAKVYSPVDYSKKFHGPVRVRAALANSLNVPAVRVLEDMGVESFLQRLRQLGFEHLDQSAEHYGLGLALGSGEVSLWELARAYTRMATQGKIQSLVVKPGKTQAAASSVAEKERRYWRLIADMLSDRHARATAFGVESVLNLPFPAAVKTGTSSDYRDTWTVGFTSDYTVATWVGNFNGDRMDGVSGVQGAAPLWQRIMLHLHENQEPEPFPKPQKMQEYPICAVTGLKPTSECQNVVLEYLAPQDMDEYRQAPNNLQLPPEYNNWLAQQKQTRFADALQIVFPQENDYFLVDAENPSRLKFELAGVPDGEVNWWLLGEGEKTLLSTTESQDSLFWSMRPGNWVLQVKSKEEEKSSQVRFQVQTAASQPQKRGFSVAGEAN
- a CDS encoding sigma 54-interacting transcriptional regulator, whose translation is MPDTSIPLYPEPAKVPADPYEYLEYENWLAFHRVWGKMSDDTINAIARHLQALPIPANTPIYQENQTPQGIYFLKWGTVEIYRQSPVGKSHITYRNAGEVFGYLPLVSNQWQHKYQANAIALTSSEVWFLHRDTLQTLTQKYPDLQQAITSLLVQDLERFTERIASEQARIQGLQPYLQPLPNQEGIVGSSKPSQKLAKSVETASQDQKPIVFQAQRGTGKTFIAGLIHQQSSLQNQPFAEIDCATLVREAGGTINSDRIFGSGEHTIGILELVERGTLAIDNVHLLSKSDRERLFEYLKTGTIYRNHATTPRQISVRLILIAPQKLNLPDIDHHTIKLPPLTQRKADIGEFARHFVRKFCQESDRPFLELDQADLRRLISYNYPGNIAELAAILERAVAMTPSGQTVIPEQVLWSVESQKNSFRIDLLNFIPGLRKFLLSDWWPQRTWILMMLVFVPVTLMGFIGPQGRDESITLHLFWAWWWPFYLLLFPILGRLWCSVCPFMITAEWLRNLSLWIFPRSLKPWNTKALNRWGAWWLWAGFVAIYIWEKLWDLPHSAYLSAWLLMIITGGAIIFSLIYERRLWCRYLCPIGGMNGLFAKLSVVELRSTQQVCGSQCSTFGCYKGSDATPVNFPDPLPTEGQATGGCPLYSHPAQLKDNRDCMFCMTCLKACPNRSVQLNLRFPAADILENHQPFWAEVALLVLLLGGVFMHQGNKFLSWFGWGDIPLDSEHLLVSLPVVSLLLSIPFVLTYGIHQLTRLWMRLVFPSGQQTFPEYLQVIYAYLPLTLGANLAYYIPTAITESGTLLPTLARTAGFSGGMLPTLTWSLDVANFLQGVVLLWSFGFSVYLLSGITKRFVKANLPHILLMLGLTVVFFPLMVF